One Shewanella sp. MR-4 DNA window includes the following coding sequences:
- a CDS encoding flavin reductase family protein — protein sequence MTTERYFYEPSKGHGLSHDPLNAIVAPRPIGWISSRSAQGQRNLAPYSFFNCFNYKPPIIGFASTGWKDSVANIVDTGEFVWNLTTRSLAEKMNQTSAMLPRGEDEFAFAGLTPKAGTIVQAELVAESPVNFECKLSQCIQLTAANGDKIDTWLVLGEVVAVHIAKHLLNSEGVYQTALAEPVLRAGGPSAYYGISEDLRFDLHRPQV from the coding sequence ATGACTACAGAACGCTATTTTTACGAGCCGAGCAAGGGACATGGACTATCGCACGATCCCTTAAATGCGATTGTCGCCCCCAGACCCATAGGCTGGATCTCCTCGCGCAGTGCCCAGGGGCAACGCAATCTCGCGCCCTATAGTTTTTTCAATTGTTTCAACTACAAACCACCGATCATTGGCTTTGCCAGCACGGGCTGGAAGGACAGTGTCGCCAATATCGTCGACACTGGCGAGTTCGTCTGGAACCTCACCACCCGCAGCCTTGCCGAGAAAATGAATCAAACTTCCGCCATGTTACCCCGCGGGGAGGATGAGTTTGCCTTTGCCGGACTCACCCCCAAGGCGGGCACTATCGTCCAAGCTGAGCTGGTGGCCGAAAGCCCGGTCAACTTTGAATGTAAGCTGTCTCAATGTATTCAATTAACTGCCGCCAATGGGGATAAGATTGATACTTGGCTCGTCTTAGGTGAAGTGGTCGCGGTGCATATCGCCAAGCATTTGCTCAATAGTGAAGGTGTGTATCAAACCGCCCTCGCCGAACCCGTGCTGCGCGCAGGCGGCCCATCGGCTTACTATGGGATCTCCGAAGATCTGCGTTTCGATCTACATAGACCACAAGTGTAG